Part of the Photobacterium sp. DA100 genome is shown below.
GCAGCTGAAAGGGGTAACATCTGCCTATCTTGGCGCCACCTATCGCTTTTAGTGGTTTTTCGATTAGCCTGAGCGGTTTACTCAGGAATTTAGCTGCGTATAATGCCTTGCCGCAACCAGAATCAGTAAGGACTTCAGTTTGAAGCTATTTGTTAGAGATCTCACCGTTATTGATGCCTCTTACCTTTGCCAGCAGCGAGGTATGGTAGGGGAGAGTTGGATCCTCGATGTGGTGATGTCGGGCGAATTGAATGAAATGAGCATGGTGCTTGATTTCAGCCGGGTAAAAAAACAAATTAAACAGATCGTTGATGAATATGTTGATCACCGATTGATTGTCCCGAGCCAAAGTGCTGCAATTCGCACTGCCGCAACCCAACCAGGCTATGCCACCGTTGATTTGTTGCGTGGAGACAAAAGCCTTCATTTGCACTGTCCTGAACAAGCATACTGCTTCATTGATGACAGCGAAGTTACCATCGAATCTGTTACACGCCATATCTACAAAGTGCTGGAAGGTAAGCTGCCGGACAATGTCCAGGGCTTGGAGTTAACCCTTCGTCATGAGCAAATAGAGGGGCCGTACTATCACTATAGCCATGGGCTGAAAAAGCACGACGGAAACTGTCAGCGTATCGCTCATGGCCACCGTTCTCCGGTTGAATTACTTATTAACGGGCAGCGTAATTTGTCGCTGGAGCAAGAGTGGGCTGAGCGCTGGCAGGATATTTACCTAGGAAGCACAGAAGATGAGTGTACGCTTGCTGAACTTAACCTGAGCCCGTTCGCTGCTAAGGTGAATGAGCAAAGCCATCATGCATTTCGCTACACAGCACCACAGGGTGAGTTTGAGCTGGCAATCGCGAAAAATGATGTTGAGATGATTGGTACTGATACCACTGTTGAGTTACTGGCGCAGTATATCGCTGAGCAGGTTAGCTTGTCAGTGGAAGCGGGCTCAGCCATTGATGTGATAGCTTATGAAGGTGTCGGTAAGGGCGCGATGGCGACAGCAATTGGTAAATTGGACGCATAGTTATAATTTCTTTGTTGTAAAAAGCCCCATCAATGTTGTGTTGATGGGGCTTTTTCTATTTTTTGATAGGGGTTTAAAGCTGATTTTCTATCGGTAGTAATCCTGCAAGCCAAGCTGAAAATCTGAGCCAAATACTGGCATCAGGTTCTATGTGGGTAATTGAGCCGTCAACGTCGTTGTGCCATTCCAGCTGACCTTCCTCATCTAACGTGAGCCGGTAGGTATTCTTGCGTAGGTTTCGGTCAATCTCTTGGTAGACGATACGACCAAACTCTTCTGATTCAATGAGAATGCCCATCTCGGTATTCAAGTAGGCCGAACGTGGATCAAAATTAAATGAGCCAACAAATAAATCCTTACGATCGATGATGAAGGTTTTCGCGTGCAAACTGGTACGAGAACTACCTAACCAAGAGCGCTGTTTCTTCAGGCTGGGATCGACCTTCACCTCGTACAATTTCACCCCGCCAGCCAGCAAGGGCTCTCGGTACTTGGCGTACCAACCATGGACAGCAAAGACATCGTTTGATGCCAATGAGTTCGTAATAATCGTGACATCAATACCGTCCTTGGCTGCTTGGGTCAGCGCATTTGTCCCCTGAACGGTTGGGACAAAGTAAGGGGACACCAAAAGTAACTCGTGCTCTGTTTGAGCGAGGATCGCACTAAGCTGGTGGAGCATGAGGTCCGTTTCTTCGGGCGAATATATCTTTGATGGAAGATCGTAGTGTACTTCAGCTTTCCCCCAGTAAAATGCTAAAGATTGATCTTTGATATGCTGGGTCAGAGGTAATTCAGCCAGTGATTTAATGTATCTTGAGTTTTTGAACTCTTGCTTTAGTTGATCTTCCCAATTATTTATCTCATCTTTTGTCGGTTTGGTGGCATCATGAACAAAAGACTCGATAGGGGTAGATGGTTTGCTGTTCCAGTACATATCAAATTGTACGGCTACGTCTGTAACAGAGTGACCGAGCATCAAAATGTCAAAATCACCGAAGTCGACAGCGGTGTTAGCGGAAAAATATTCATCGCCAATATTTCTTCCTCCTGTAATGACAAACGCATTGTCTGCAATTAAGGCTTTGTTGTGCATACGTCGATTAAGGCGGTCAAAATCGCCGAAAAATCCCAAAACACGCGCGGAGCGGTGTTCAAACGGATTAAAGAGCCGAATTTTGATATTCGGATGACTTGCAAGCTGTGCCATGGATTTATCGTTTCGAGACTGCATGTCGTCAAGCAATAGCCTAATACGGACTCCTCGTTCGGCGGCTTGGTATAGGGCATAGGTCATCAGTGAACTGGTGCTGTCATCACGGTAGATGTAGTACTGCAAGTCGATACTGTGCTCAGCAGAGTAAATCAGTGCCAAACGTGCTAAAAAAGCCTCCTGCCCATCTCCAAGAGGGTAAAAGCCAGTTAGCTCTGGGTGCTTATTGATATATGGCAGCGCTTGATTGGCCAGCTGAGTTTGAGAGTCGAAAGGGATGGTGTAACTGGGAGTCTTTTCTGCTTCAGGTAGAGAGGAACAGCCAATAAAGGAAAAAAAGCTTAATAAAACAGCAATGTAACGAAAGAAAACAAACAAATAAGCCATATCTTTTTTAGTCAGACTCCTTCTCAAAGTTACGTTTGATTTTAATTGGCGAAACTCACGTTGACAAATTTAAATAAAAATTTTGTGTTGGCCTTTGTAAGAAAAAATAGTGATTTGATTCTGAAAACTACATTCATACATCATTGATGTACTTGATTTGAATATAATGTAATTTGTTGTTTCTTTTGGTAAAAAAAGATTCGGCTTAGAAAGGGGTAACTGCTGACCAATTTAACAGCTCAAGGTGAAACTATTAAAGTTGCTTTTTGAGTGGTAGGACTAAAGGCCAGTACCGAGTCGATGCTGACCTTTTTAAATTTCTTATTCAGATTCGAAATTATATTCTGGATGACGTTTGTTTAATTCGCTTCTCAGCATGCCGTTATGGCCCACGGTTACGTGACATGACACACACTGTATTGGATCTCCCTTTTCCAATTGGGCTTTGTAGTGCGCATGTGTCTGTAGTGATTTCGGGTTATTGGCTTCGGCTTTGTCCAGCAGCTTTTGGTGGCAGTTAAGGCAGCCACTGTCAAATACAAAACGTTCTCTTTCATCACGGCGAGCTATCCAGTCTATGTTATCGGTATTGGTAAAGTTTTCGACAAAGACATCATTAATACCGTGCTTGGTCTTGTCTAGCATATAGCCAAATACCGAGTCTTGGGGGAGGTGGCAATCGACACATTGAGCAACAAAGCCATGGTCGTTTTGGCCCCCATGCACATCAAGCTCATAGGTTTTTGCCATAGGCTCCATGGAATGACAGGAGCCGCAGAACTCAGCTCCCGCGGTGCTGTGTGTGACTTCTGCTGTAATCAGGCTTGCACCTGTACCGACTACTCCTCCGATAACGAGCAGGAGCGCGATAAACCATTTCTTTTTCATAAAAGCTCCTATGGCACCTTACCCATCCAGGATGTGGTTTTGTGGCAATCCGAACATAAGTTGGTGGAGGGCTCATGCTCTGCGTGGCATTCATAGCAATCCAGGGAGTACCCATCATGGAAAGAGTTATGTGGGTTGGTGTGGTTCTTATCCATGAACTGAAGTCGCTCCGCCACTTTTTGCGCACTACCGTGGCATGACAGACAGGTTTCCGTTTCCAGTGGCTCGAACTCATCAGGATTATTGCCTTGATGGCACATAACACATTCAAATTTGAGCGCTTTATGATGTGGCTTCAATGTGTATTCATCAGCCAATGCGGTCCAGTCAGGCTCGTCGTTGGCGTACACCCCTAGCGCTGTTGACGTGAGCAATAGCGTCAATAAAGCAAGCAATACGTTTTTCATAAGCAAGATTTCATGTCTGAATGAAAGGGCGGTGGCTGCCGCCCTTCATATTATTTATACCCAAGGTGTTGCTTTTGCAGCATTTTCACCAGCAACCATACCGAACGTACCGCAATCAATCGTTGAGCAAGCGGTTAGGCGAATATAGCCATAGGTCCCGGCAGATGCTTCGCCGCATACAAAGGCACCCTCAATAGGCTCGCCGGTAACCACATCGACGGCTTCGGCATTTGGCGTGATCATGGCGCCGCCCTGAGCGTAGTTATATCGTGGGTTTAACTGCATCGCGTAATAGGGAGCCTGTGAAATAGAGGTTGCCCCCTTGAGCACACTTTTGGGCTTGTGGAATTCGTCCTGATCTCGCTCCATATTGGTGTTGTACTTATCGATGTTTGCCTTCAATAGACTGATATCCATATTGAAGTTATCGGCAAGCGCCTGCAGGGTTTCGAATTTCCAAATGGTGCCGTTTATCCCGTTCTTGCCGTCCATCGAAAGGTGGAAGCGCTGTTGGTCATGATAGTGGTCGGCACCTTTTTGGTCATAGATAAGTACGGTATGCTCGCCATCAATATGGCGCCGCTCCTCCAGGATCGCCATTCCGATGGCCTGGCGGTCATTGTGGTTGTACTCGTCGACAAACCGCTCCCCGGTGCGTGGGTTGACGAGAATCCCCCAGCGGATATCTTCTGTCGGGATTGGAAATGCAAAGCGGAATAGTGTCATGTGTATTGGCTTGAAGCCTGCGTTGACCATTGCTTTAATTGCGCCGGCGGTAGCGCCTGGCTGGGTAGTGGATGCCGCATTGTACATTGCACCAACTTCGTCGCCGCGGAATTTACGATCTTGGTTATAGCCACCGGTTGCCATCACTAGTCCGCGCTTTACCTTGTAGTATTTAACCGTTCCTGATTTGTTGATTGCAGGGTTATCGTTGTCGCCAAGATCATCGTGTTTTCGATTGAAGCGATATTTCTCGCGGACCTTAACCCCAATAACACGACCTTGCTCATTTCGTAAAATCTCATCAAGTAAGATTTTCTTGCGAACTTCCACATTGGCTAGGTTTTGTGCGCAGTAGCCTTGTAATTTTTTGATAACTTCAGTGCCGCCTCCCTTAGGCCAGACACAGCGAGGTTTGGAGTGACCGCCTAGCTTTTTAACGCCGGTACCATTGCCAATCGACATGTCGTACTCAACGCCGTGTTCTTTTAGGAAGTTATATAGCTTCAGTGTTCCTTTGGCGGCTACTTCTGTAAGTTCACGGTGGTTATAGCCCTTGGCCTCACGCTCAATGTCTTTGAGCAATAGCTCCCATGAATCATCGATTACGCCTATGTTCTTTTGTAAATCGGATCCGACAACCGCCATATTAAGACCCGAGATAAGCGATGATCCCCCAAGGCGAGACATTTTGTCAGCGACCACTACTTTGGCGTTGGTATCGGTCTCGGCGGCCCGAATGGCGGCGATCATCCCTGACATTCCAGAACCTATAACCAACACATCCATCTCCTCATCCCATTGAATCTCTGATGGATTAGCTGCTGCATAAGCAGGGGATGACAGCCCAAGAGCTGACACGGGGGCTATTGCGGCGGCACTCAAGCCCATTTTCAAGAAATGGCGGCGTGAATTATTTTCAGACATAATCGATGCTCCCTATGCAAACAATGCACTTTTATTTTCAAGTTCGTTGGAAGCATTGTTAACGGGGTGAGGGGTGTACCTCTATAGTGGTAAACCGCAGTTTCTCTCTATGATTGATCTGAGACAAAAAAGTGTTTTATCAGTATGAGAGGCTAGGCACAGAAATGGAGATGGTTGCAATAAGGTAAATGGATTGAAAGCAAGATACCTAATCTTTTTGGTCAGTTTAATGGTCAGTTTTTCGAGCTTGGCTGAGCAGACGCTGGTGAGGATCGGTGTCCTTGCTTTCAATGGGCCGGCTTATACTTTGACACGCTGGCAGCCGACTATCGACTACCTCAATTTTGCGTTGCCGGATTACCATTTTGTCATTGTACCCGCTGATATCCCAACGCTAGATAGCTTAGTAGGTAGTGGCCTTATCGATTTCACGCTGACCAATGGCATTCAATTTCTGATCTACAAATATAACCACCAAGCCGTGAAAATGTTAAATCTCAACCCGTTTCACGGTGAGGCCAAGCATGCAATTGGCTCTGCACTGATTGCCCGTGCGGATGAACCTGAGATAACCAGCCTTAAGCAACTAAGAAACCGGCCTATTGTCTCCGTAAGTGATAAAGCCTTCGGCGGTTTCAGGGTTATGTTAAGAGAGTTCATTCAGGAAGGGGTCGATAAGCAGGATCTGAAAAAGCTGACCTTTATCGGATACCCACAGCAGAATATTTTAACCAAGGTACTAAGCAAAGAAGCTGATTTTGCAATAGCGCCGACTTGCCTGCTGGAAAGAAAGATCCGTGATGGAACAATAGCTGCTAACGCCTTGAAGGTAGTGCGCATTAAAACGCCCGAGTCCGCCTTTGCCTGCCAGACCTCAAGCCAGCTTTATCCAAACTGGACACTGGCCAGGATGAAGCATGTCCCAGCAGATTATGCTAACCATATAGCCCGGATTTTGCTGACTATTCCGCCAGCGAGTGAAATAGCCGTGTCTGGTTTGTATGGCGGCTGGTCGGTACCCATTGATGATAGTGCGATTTACCAGCTAATGGATGATATCGGTGTGAGTATCCAGCCTTCGTACCTAACTCGGCTATGGGGGCAATATCGCGGCTGGATCTTAATTTCTGCTGGCCTAGTGCTGCTGTTTATAGGCTATCACTTCCGGGTCAATTACCTTGTCCATATCCGCTCGGCGCAGTTACGAAACGAAGTGGAACAACATGAACAAACGGCCAAGCAATTGGAAAAGGAAACCAATCAGCTTTACAAGGCACAACGAGTTTTACTGAGCGGGGAGTTGGCATCGGGCGTTGCACATGAACTGAACCAACCTCTGATGGCCATTGGTACTTATGCCTCAGGATGTAGAAAGCGATTAATACGCTCAGAGCTTAGCCAGCAGCAACTGATCCAGATGCTGGAGAAAATCGAACAGCAGACCCTCAATGCCAGTCAAATTATTCAACGAATGCGTGACTTTATGAAGGTGCACAATAATAAAACCGAGTGTATTTCTATTAAAACTTTGTTGAGTAATACATTGCTTATTTTCCAGCACACGTTCAAACAACAAAATATTCAGCTGATAACTGATATTGATGATGTTTCAATTGATCTAGACCCAATATTGATCCAGCAAGTATTCGCGAATTTGATTCAAAACAGTATTGATGCTTTAAAGGACACTTCTGTTGAGGAACGTTCCATCTCTATCCATACCCGTTATGATGATGCGCATCTGACGGTAACCTTTATCGATAATGGTTGCGGAATATCAAATGAGCAGCTTAAGCAACTGTTTATGCCTTTTCAAACGAGCAAAGAGGCCGGTTTAGGGCTAGGTATGGTGATATGTAAGCGAATTATTGAAGCTCATAATGGCTCTATTGAAGCGATTCAACAAACTCGTGGTACTCGCTTCGTAATAACTTTTCCTCGAGACATAAATAAGGAGTGATTATGTCGTGCCCTGTGTACTTAGTCGACGATGACATGGCCATCCTTGACTCGGTTTCTTGGTTGCTTGAAGGCGAAGGCTTTGATGTTCAATGCTTTCATTGTGCAGAAAGCTTTTTGGCCGAAGTCGTGCTTAGCCAGCCTGGTGTGATTTTACTCGATATTAATATGCCGGGCATTGATGGATTGGAGTTGCAAAAGAAATTGGCGGAAAGAGACAGTAGTTTGGTTATTGTTTTTTTGACTGGCCATGCCAGTGTTGAAATTACCAAGCTTGCTTTCAAGCGAGGCGCAAACGACTTGCTGCAGAAGCCTGTCAACGGTGAAGAGTTGTGCCAGGCCATTGCTCACGCCCAGGATTTGGCCATTAGTCTCTCTTCGTCAAAGCAGGCCAATGCTGATTTAGAAGCGAGAGTTGCTTCATTGACAGACAGGGAAAGGGAACTGGTGCCTCTGATCATGCAAGGAAAGGCCAACAAAGTGATTGCGGATGAGCTGTGTATTGCACTTCGCACCGTCGAGATCCATCGTCATAACCTGTTCAAGAAGATGGGAGTAGCGTCAGGTATCCAATTGGCGTTTGATGGCCAAAGAATACTGGCATTACTCAGCGGATAACTCCGTGTGAAATCGGATTTGACGTGAAATTTCAGACCGGGCTTGAGACTAGTGTCACATAAATCCACATCAACTCATGTTTCGCTATTAACTGCGGGCGTGGTTTTATTGTTTATTATCCGGCCTTAACCTGATGGTTTATCCGTTTTTATTCACCCTGGGTGGTCTAATCAACTTTAGGGTGGGTGGTTATTACTGCCTGATAGGGTGTCAGGGGTATTTAAATGAGTAACAACTTGGGTATATTGGATTTAAGTCCATGAATCAGAATCATTAACTGCTGTTCTGGGGCGATATTTTAGACCGTGGTATGTAATTTTAAATGGAGTTATTGTTATGGCTAAACGTGTATCAAACAAGCGTATTAAAGAAATTCTAGATAATGCAAAAGCGAAGAAATAAGTCTTGAAAGCCTCCATTCTGGAGGCTTTTTTGTGTTTGCTACAAAGCCTGAATTAATGAGGCTAATAATAATCCCGCCATGGCGTAATTAAACCACTTAATTTTAGCCGGTTGCTGAATAAGCTGCTGTAATTGCTTTCCGGCAAACGTCCATATGCTTACCGATGGAATGTTGACCACAGCAAACACCGCAGAAATGATCGCGATACCATACCAATCAGAGGTGGAGTTATAAACGCTGACGGTTGTGAGTGCCATTGTCCATCCTTTAGGGTTGACCCATTGGAAACTCGCGGCTGAAAAGAATGACATTGGTCGGTAGTCAGAGCCCTGAGAGTGGCTTGGTTGGCTTCTGGCAATCACAAAAGCCAAGTATAGAAGGTAGCATACACTGATAACCTGCAAGGCTTGCTGTAACAACGGATAGCGTTGGAATATGCCTACCAGTCCGATGCCGACCAGAATAACCATGAAGCTAAACCCGAATATAATTCCCAGCATGTGAGGGATGGTTCTGAGAAAGCCGACGTTGGCACCTGAAGTCATTAGCATAATGTTATTGGGGCCCGGGGTTATGGTGGATACAAATGCGAATGTCACGAGGGCGGCGAGGTGTTGGTAATCCATAAGTCTGTCCGTTTGCTGCTCATAGCCAGAGATGGCCAATTTCTTGGTTGTTTTGGTATGATAATCAGGTTGGACGTAAATTATGTGCCTTTGTTTGTCCATTTTTTTAATTTTTCACAATGATATTGCGCAATGGATAAGTTTGACGAGAAAATATTGCAAGAGTTGCAGCACGATGGCCGATTGA
Proteins encoded:
- a CDS encoding 6-carboxytetrahydropterin synthase; this encodes MKLFVRDLTVIDASYLCQQRGMVGESWILDVVMSGELNEMSMVLDFSRVKKQIKQIVDEYVDHRLIVPSQSAAIRTAATQPGYATVDLLRGDKSLHLHCPEQAYCFIDDSEVTIESVTRHIYKVLEGKLPDNVQGLELTLRHEQIEGPYYHYSHGLKKHDGNCQRIAHGHRSPVELLINGQRNLSLEQEWAERWQDIYLGSTEDECTLAELNLSPFAAKVNEQSHHAFRYTAPQGEFELAIAKNDVEMIGTDTTVELLAQYIAEQVSLSVEAGSAIDVIAYEGVGKGAMATAIGKLDA
- a CDS encoding phospholipase D family protein, which codes for MAYLFVFFRYIAVLLSFFSFIGCSSLPEAEKTPSYTIPFDSQTQLANQALPYINKHPELTGFYPLGDGQEAFLARLALIYSAEHSIDLQYYIYRDDSTSSLMTYALYQAAERGVRIRLLLDDMQSRNDKSMAQLASHPNIKIRLFNPFEHRSARVLGFFGDFDRLNRRMHNKALIADNAFVITGGRNIGDEYFSANTAVDFGDFDILMLGHSVTDVAVQFDMYWNSKPSTPIESFVHDATKPTKDEINNWEDQLKQEFKNSRYIKSLAELPLTQHIKDQSLAFYWGKAEVHYDLPSKIYSPEETDLMLHQLSAILAQTEHELLLVSPYFVPTVQGTNALTQAAKDGIDVTIITNSLASNDVFAVHGWYAKYREPLLAGGVKLYEVKVDPSLKKQRSWLGSSRTSLHAKTFIIDRKDLFVGSFNFDPRSAYLNTEMGILIESEEFGRIVYQEIDRNLRKNTYRLTLDEEGQLEWHNDVDGSITHIEPDASIWLRFSAWLAGLLPIENQL
- a CDS encoding NapC/NirT family cytochrome c, translating into MKKKWFIALLLVIGGVVGTGASLITAEVTHSTAGAEFCGSCHSMEPMAKTYELDVHGGQNDHGFVAQCVDCHLPQDSVFGYMLDKTKHGINDVFVENFTNTDNIDWIARRDERERFVFDSGCLNCHQKLLDKAEANNPKSLQTHAHYKAQLEKGDPIQCVSCHVTVGHNGMLRSELNKRHPEYNFESE
- a CDS encoding cytochrome c3 family protein; its protein translation is MKNVLLALLTLLLTSTALGVYANDEPDWTALADEYTLKPHHKALKFECVMCHQGNNPDEFEPLETETCLSCHGSAQKVAERLQFMDKNHTNPHNSFHDGYSLDCYECHAEHEPSTNLCSDCHKTTSWMGKVP
- a CDS encoding FAD-binding protein — protein: MSENNSRRHFLKMGLSAAAIAPVSALGLSSPAYAAANPSEIQWDEEMDVLVIGSGMSGMIAAIRAAETDTNAKVVVADKMSRLGGSSLISGLNMAVVGSDLQKNIGVIDDSWELLLKDIEREAKGYNHRELTEVAAKGTLKLYNFLKEHGVEYDMSIGNGTGVKKLGGHSKPRCVWPKGGGTEVIKKLQGYCAQNLANVEVRKKILLDEILRNEQGRVIGVKVREKYRFNRKHDDLGDNDNPAINKSGTVKYYKVKRGLVMATGGYNQDRKFRGDEVGAMYNAASTTQPGATAGAIKAMVNAGFKPIHMTLFRFAFPIPTEDIRWGILVNPRTGERFVDEYNHNDRQAIGMAILEERRHIDGEHTVLIYDQKGADHYHDQQRFHLSMDGKNGINGTIWKFETLQALADNFNMDISLLKANIDKYNTNMERDQDEFHKPKSVLKGATSISQAPYYAMQLNPRYNYAQGGAMITPNAEAVDVVTGEPIEGAFVCGEASAGTYGYIRLTACSTIDCGTFGMVAGENAAKATPWV
- a CDS encoding PhnD/SsuA/transferrin family substrate-binding protein encodes the protein MAEQTLVRIGVLAFNGPAYTLTRWQPTIDYLNFALPDYHFVIVPADIPTLDSLVGSGLIDFTLTNGIQFLIYKYNHQAVKMLNLNPFHGEAKHAIGSALIARADEPEITSLKQLRNRPIVSVSDKAFGGFRVMLREFIQEGVDKQDLKKLTFIGYPQQNILTKVLSKEADFAIAPTCLLERKIRDGTIAANALKVVRIKTPESAFACQTSSQLYPNWTLARMKHVPADYANHIARILLTIPPASEIAVSGLYGGWSVPIDDSAIYQLMDDIGVSIQPSYLTRLWGQYRGWILISAGLVLLFIGYHFRVNYLVHIRSAQLRNEVEQHEQTAKQLEKETNQLYKAQRVLLSGELASGVAHELNQPLMAIGTYASGCRKRLIRSELSQQQLIQMLEKIEQQTLNASQIIQRMRDFMKVHNNKTECISIKTLLSNTLLIFQHTFKQQNIQLITDIDDVSIDLDPILIQQVFANLIQNSIDALKDTSVEERSISIHTRYDDAHLTVTFIDNGCGISNEQLKQLFMPFQTSKEAGLGLGMVICKRIIEAHNGSIEAIQQTRGTRFVITFPRDINKE
- a CDS encoding response regulator, which translates into the protein MSCPVYLVDDDMAILDSVSWLLEGEGFDVQCFHCAESFLAEVVLSQPGVILLDINMPGIDGLELQKKLAERDSSLVIVFLTGHASVEITKLAFKRGANDLLQKPVNGEELCQAIAHAQDLAISLSSSKQANADLEARVASLTDRERELVPLIMQGKANKVIADELCIALRTVEIHRHNLFKKMGVASGIQLAFDGQRILALLSG
- a CDS encoding LysE family translocator, coding for MDYQHLAALVTFAFVSTITPGPNNIMLMTSGANVGFLRTIPHMLGIIFGFSFMVILVGIGLVGIFQRYPLLQQALQVISVCYLLYLAFVIARSQPSHSQGSDYRPMSFFSAASFQWVNPKGWTMALTTVSVYNSTSDWYGIAIISAVFAVVNIPSVSIWTFAGKQLQQLIQQPAKIKWFNYAMAGLLLASLIQAL